From Crassaminicella indica, one genomic window encodes:
- a CDS encoding TetR/AcrR family transcriptional regulator translates to MIDDGNPTKQKILETSLRLFSKNGYSATSVRQISREAGFRESVIYNHFSGKYDILKTLYDVEIASVRSEFLKNIDIDEIKKDPKRFLQRIADKIMIYSNDEDRAKFLKVIMMEMFRDSRAKELVKKDIFENSKIMLKNIFFKMRKAGLIKEKDPLMLANEFLATLIFFNLEHLLSNERNENKAFRHNLVKKHIDFFWENVKLNEF, encoded by the coding sequence ATGATAGATGATGGAAATCCTACAAAACAAAAAATATTAGAAACTTCTTTAAGACTGTTTTCAAAAAATGGATATAGTGCTACCTCTGTAAGACAGATCTCTCGTGAAGCTGGTTTTAGAGAGAGTGTTATATATAATCATTTTTCAGGAAAGTACGATATACTAAAAACTTTATATGATGTTGAAATAGCTTCTGTTCGCAGTGAATTTTTAAAAAATATAGATATTGATGAAATCAAAAAGGATCCTAAAAGATTTTTACAGAGAATAGCTGATAAAATTATGATTTATTCTAATGATGAGGATCGAGCAAAATTCTTAAAAGTCATTATGATGGAAATGTTTAGAGATAGCAGAGCAAAGGAGCTTGTAAAGAAAGATATTTTTGAGAACAGCAAAATCATGCTCAAAAATATTTTTTTTAAAATGAGGAAAGCTGGGTTAATAAAGGAAAAAGATCCATTAATGCTTGCTAATGAATTTTTAGCTACTTTAATATTTTTTAACCTAGAGCATCTTCTGTCAAATGAAAGGAATGAAAATAAAGCATTTAGACATAACTTAGTAAAGAAACACATTGACTTTTTCTGGGAAAATGTGAAATTGAATGAATTTTAG
- a CDS encoding 2-hydroxyacyl-CoA dehydratase has translation MKKVLNVGLDVGSTTVKMVILDGKLDVLYKKYVRHFSDIKSTVTSILEDAKAVLQDNFITAMITGSGGFNIATKLEVPFIQEVIACTNTIENIIPTTDVAIELGGEDAKITYLGESIEQRMNGTCAGGTGAFIDQMAALLQTDAQGLNALAKKHKIIYPIASRCGVFAKTDIQPLLNEGAAKEDIAASVFQAVVNQTISGLAQGRPIKGNVAFLGGPLHFLSELRNRFIKTLKLEEKKVIFPKDSQYFVAIGAAISSKNENPISVQAFYKRVPRIYGKSYEENKKIAPLFLNDIEYNKFKERHSKAKVKKVDLKTYEGNAYLGIDAGSTTTKIALIDEEGGLLYSHYGSNMGKPLTSTITALKELYKNINKKTKIVNSAVTGYGEHLIKAALKVDIGEIETVAHYKAAEFFLPGVDFVLDIGGQDMKSLKIHNGAIDSIMLNEACSSGCGSFIETFANSLNLEVEAFTKKAIKSKNPVDLGTRCTVFMNSRVKQAQKENIDVADISAGISISVIKNALYKVIRMRNPKDLGEKIVVQGGTFYNDAVLRALEKIIGKEVIRPDIAGIMGAFGAALIAKEQFSTGYESKLLKMEELTNFKTEISMKRCGLCGNNCLITVNHFSDGREFISGNRCERGAGIEKKEKSIPNLYAYKYKRVFNYKPLYKDKAKRGIIGIPRVLNMYEDYPFWYTFFTQLGYQVILSGRSSKKIYELGMETIPSESVCYPAKLVHGHIMDLINKGVKKIFYPCIPYNKKEDKDAGNNYNCPVVTSYAEAIYANIDPLKNGEIMFYHPFLPIDDEKRMEKRLIEELSRENIPKMDIKKAVRFAYKELEAYRYDIRKKGEEALKYIEENQLKGIVLAGRPYHVDPEINHGIPELIESLGFVVLSEDSVSHLTKPERPLRVVDQWVYHSRLYRAATFVAKNKNLEFVQLNSFGCGLDAITTDQVQEILERYGKIYTLLKIDEINNLGAVRIRIRSLLAAIKERDKRNFEPKKLYENDERVLFTKKMKKNHTILVPQMSPIHFQFLDVGFKKAGYNVEVLGDVGKSAIDEGLAYVHNDACYPAIITIGQIMEALKSGKYDLNNTSVMISQTGGGCRATNYIAFLRKALKDAGMEHIPVISINASGLEKNPGFKLKPTTLDNLMMGLIYGDLLMRVLLRVRPYEKIKGSANALYQKWVKKCKESLLRGRKKDFKENIKKIVEDFDNLPIDEDLVKPRVGVVGEILVKFHPDANNHVVDFLEAEGAEVVVPDLTDFLLYCAYDRKTKYEKLSGSFIGMIMGNITINGIETYRKDMRKLLKKSSRFEPPKEIYELAHLAKKHLSLCNQTGEGWFLTAEMVELIESGTENILCLQPFACLPNHITGKGMIKELRRSYPKANIVPIDYDPGASEVNQINRIKLMLSVAFKNLEKEESYA, from the coding sequence ATGAAGAAAGTTCTCAATGTAGGACTTGATGTAGGTTCAACAACGGTAAAGATGGTTATATTAGATGGAAAACTAGATGTTCTTTATAAAAAATATGTAAGACATTTTTCAGATATAAAAAGCACAGTTACAAGCATACTAGAAGATGCAAAAGCTGTTTTACAAGACAATTTTATTACAGCAATGATTACAGGTTCAGGGGGATTTAATATTGCAACGAAGCTTGAAGTTCCCTTTATTCAAGAGGTAATCGCTTGTACCAATACAATTGAAAATATTATTCCAACAACAGATGTTGCTATAGAGCTTGGTGGAGAGGATGCAAAAATTACATATCTTGGAGAATCGATTGAACAAAGAATGAATGGAACCTGTGCAGGGGGTACAGGTGCTTTTATAGATCAAATGGCAGCACTTCTTCAAACAGATGCTCAAGGACTCAATGCATTGGCTAAAAAGCACAAGATCATCTATCCGATTGCATCGAGATGTGGAGTTTTTGCTAAAACAGATATTCAGCCTCTATTAAATGAGGGAGCTGCAAAGGAAGACATTGCAGCATCTGTTTTTCAGGCTGTTGTCAATCAGACCATTAGCGGACTTGCTCAAGGAAGACCTATCAAAGGAAATGTTGCATTTTTAGGAGGTCCTCTTCATTTTTTATCAGAGCTTAGAAATCGATTTATAAAAACCTTAAAGCTTGAGGAGAAAAAAGTTATTTTTCCTAAAGATTCGCAGTATTTTGTAGCTATAGGAGCAGCCATTTCTTCTAAAAATGAAAATCCTATTTCTGTTCAAGCTTTTTATAAAAGAGTACCAAGAATTTATGGAAAAAGCTATGAAGAGAATAAAAAGATTGCTCCTTTATTTTTAAATGATATAGAATACAACAAATTCAAGGAAAGACACAGCAAAGCGAAGGTAAAGAAAGTAGACTTAAAAACTTATGAAGGAAATGCTTATTTAGGCATTGATGCAGGGTCTACTACAACAAAGATTGCCCTTATAGATGAGGAAGGAGGACTTTTATATTCTCACTATGGAAGCAATATGGGAAAACCGTTAACCTCTACTATTACTGCATTGAAGGAGCTTTATAAAAATATTAATAAAAAGACTAAAATTGTAAATTCGGCAGTAACAGGCTATGGGGAGCATTTGATAAAAGCTGCTCTTAAGGTAGATATAGGAGAAATAGAGACGGTTGCTCATTATAAGGCGGCTGAATTCTTTCTTCCGGGAGTAGATTTTGTATTAGATATTGGTGGACAGGATATGAAGAGCTTAAAAATTCATAATGGGGCTATTGATTCTATTATGCTAAATGAAGCATGTTCATCAGGCTGTGGTTCGTTTATTGAAACCTTTGCAAATTCACTAAATCTAGAGGTAGAAGCATTTACAAAAAAAGCAATAAAATCAAAAAATCCAGTAGATCTTGGGACTCGTTGTACTGTATTTATGAATTCAAGGGTAAAACAGGCTCAAAAGGAAAATATAGATGTAGCTGATATTTCAGCAGGCATATCCATATCTGTCATTAAAAATGCACTATATAAAGTTATAAGAATGAGAAATCCAAAGGATTTAGGAGAAAAAATTGTTGTACAGGGTGGAACATTTTATAATGATGCTGTTTTAAGAGCTTTAGAAAAAATCATTGGAAAAGAAGTGATAAGACCTGATATTGCAGGAATTATGGGTGCTTTTGGTGCAGCACTTATTGCAAAAGAGCAATTTAGTACAGGATATGAAAGTAAATTATTAAAGATGGAAGAGCTTACAAATTTTAAAACAGAAATATCTATGAAAAGATGCGGATTGTGTGGAAATAATTGTCTTATTACAGTTAATCATTTTTCAGATGGAAGAGAGTTTATATCAGGTAATCGTTGTGAAAGAGGAGCTGGTATAGAAAAAAAAGAAAAGTCAATTCCAAACCTTTATGCATATAAGTACAAAAGAGTATTTAATTATAAACCATTATATAAGGATAAGGCAAAAAGAGGGATAATAGGTATTCCTAGAGTCCTTAATATGTATGAGGATTATCCATTTTGGTATACTTTCTTTACCCAATTAGGATATCAAGTAATTCTTTCAGGTCGTTCATCGAAAAAAATATACGAACTTGGGATGGAAACTATTCCATCAGAAAGTGTATGTTATCCAGCAAAGCTTGTACATGGTCATATTATGGATCTAATTAATAAAGGAGTTAAAAAGATTTTTTATCCATGCATTCCCTACAACAAAAAAGAAGATAAGGATGCAGGAAATAACTATAATTGTCCTGTAGTTACCTCTTATGCAGAGGCTATTTATGCTAATATTGATCCTTTAAAGAATGGAGAGATTATGTTTTATCATCCTTTTCTACCAATAGATGATGAAAAGAGAATGGAAAAAAGATTGATAGAAGAGCTGTCAAGAGAAAATATTCCTAAAATGGATATAAAAAAAGCTGTAAGATTTGCTTATAAGGAGCTTGAAGCTTATCGATATGATATAAGGAAAAAAGGTGAAGAGGCTTTAAAATATATAGAAGAAAATCAACTAAAAGGAATAGTCTTAGCAGGAAGACCGTATCATGTGGACCCTGAGATTAACCATGGGATTCCAGAGCTTATAGAGTCTTTAGGCTTTGTAGTACTTTCTGAGGATAGTGTGAGTCATCTTACAAAACCAGAAAGACCTCTGCGTGTGGTAGATCAATGGGTATATCATTCAAGACTTTATAGAGCTGCTACCTTTGTTGCAAAAAATAAAAACCTAGAGTTCGTTCAGCTAAACTCCTTTGGCTGTGGCTTAGATGCTATTACTACAGATCAAGTACAAGAGATATTAGAAAGATACGGAAAAATATATACCTTGTTGAAAATAGATGAAATAAATAATCTTGGAGCTGTAAGAATTCGTATTCGATCTCTTCTTGCAGCTATTAAAGAAAGAGATAAGAGAAATTTTGAACCAAAGAAACTTTATGAAAATGATGAAAGGGTGCTGTTTACGAAGAAAATGAAAAAAAATCATACGATTTTAGTTCCACAAATGTCACCTATTCATTTTCAGTTTTTAGATGTAGGATTTAAAAAAGCAGGATACAATGTGGAAGTTTTAGGAGATGTAGGAAAATCTGCTATAGATGAGGGACTTGCATATGTGCATAATGATGCATGCTATCCAGCAATTATTACAATAGGACAGATTATGGAAGCTTTAAAATCAGGAAAATATGATTTGAACAATACTTCTGTTATGATATCCCAAACAGGTGGAGGGTGTCGTGCAACCAATTATATAGCCTTTTTAAGAAAAGCATTAAAGGATGCAGGCATGGAGCATATACCGGTGATTTCAATAAATGCATCAGGACTAGAGAAAAATCCAGGGTTTAAGCTAAAGCCCACTACACTAGATAATTTAATGATGGGGCTTATTTATGGAGATCTTTTAATGAGAGTTTTATTAAGAGTTCGTCCTTATGAAAAAATAAAAGGCTCAGCCAATGCTTTGTATCAAAAATGGGTAAAAAAATGCAAAGAAAGCTTACTTAGAGGTAGGAAAAAGGATTTTAAAGAAAATATAAAAAAAATTGTTGAAGACTTTGATAATTTACCAATCGATGAAGATTTAGTAAAACCAAGAGTAGGTGTAGTAGGAGAAATACTAGTAAAATTTCATCCAGATGCGAATAATCATGTGGTAGACTTTTTAGAAGCAGAAGGAGCAGAGGTAGTTGTACCAGATCTTACGGATTTTTTATTATACTGTGCGTATGATCGCAAAACAAAGTATGAAAAATTGTCTGGAAGCTTTATAGGAATGATTATGGGAAACATTACTATAAACGGGATTGAAACTTATAGAAAGGATATGAGAAAGCTTCTAAAGAAGAGCAGTCGGTTTGAACCTCCAAAAGAAATTTATGAGTTAGCTCATCTTGCAAAAAAACATTTATCCTTATGTAATCAAACAGGAGAAGGTTGGTTCCTAACAGCAGAAATGGTGGAGTTAATAGAAAGTGGTACAGAAAATATCTTGTGTCTTCAGCCATTTGCGTGTCTTCCTAATCATATTACAGGAAAGGGAATGATTAAGGAGCTTAGAAGAAGCTATCCAAAAGCCAATATTGTGCCTATTGATTATGATCCTGGTGCAAGTGAAGTGAATCAAATCAATCGTATAAAGCTTATGCTTTCAGTAGCCTTCAAAAATTTAGAAAAGGAAGAAAGCTATGCATAA
- a CDS encoding DUF2975 domain-containing protein, translated as MRYYGKGSLTSALKILLNILLTIGVGMFIYLSIHVLSSNDLNISLIRKSIIYTLFVIGSISLMMIIFHLRQILDSLIYVNPFIRENVKRLRNIAIECFIITGCYLINFFINPKYVDFNLITIDMKGVHTDMEFFIFFFSGCFILVLSKVFQQAVEVKEENDFTI; from the coding sequence ATGAGGTATTATGGAAAAGGATCTTTAACTAGTGCTTTAAAGATTTTGTTAAATATTTTGCTTACTATTGGGGTTGGAATGTTTATCTATTTATCCATTCATGTATTATCAAGTAATGATTTAAATATAAGTTTGATCAGAAAAAGCATTATTTATACTTTGTTTGTAATAGGCAGTATTTCCTTGATGATGATTATTTTTCATTTAAGACAAATTTTAGATTCTTTAATATATGTAAATCCATTTATAAGAGAAAATGTAAAAAGATTAAGAAATATAGCTATAGAATGCTTTATTATTACAGGATGCTATTTGATTAACTTTTTTATAAATCCTAAATATGTAGATTTTAATCTTATAACTATAGATATGAAAGGCGTTCATACAGATATGGAATTTTTTATATTTTTCTTTTCGGGTTGTTTTATTTTAGTATTATCAAAAGTTTTCCAGCAAGCTGTTGAAGTAAAAGAAGAAAATGATTTTACTATTTAG
- a CDS encoding helix-turn-helix domain-containing protein, whose translation MGIVINLDVMMAKRKISLTELAERVGITNANLSILKNNKAKAIRFTTLEAICRELNCQPGDLLEYVPDKKKSEIL comes from the coding sequence ATGGGGATTGTTATAAATTTAGATGTGATGATGGCAAAGAGAAAAATCTCTCTTACAGAGCTTGCAGAAAGAGTGGGGATTACAAATGCTAATTTATCTATACTTAAAAATAACAAAGCAAAGGCTATAAGATTTACAACATTAGAAGCTATATGTAGAGAACTTAATTGTCAGCCAGGGGATTTATTAGAATATGTTCCTGATAAAAAAAAATCAGAGATTTTATAA
- a CDS encoding TlpA family protein disulfide reductase — protein MKKPFKILLIILASIICLLAVAVIIGPADPIMLTEEEESQQYEEYNEKFSNLNISGFETKDLNSEKITSDIFKDYKITMVNIWGTFCSPCVEEMPDIGKAYKNLPKGSNIIGICVDAGDDEDTVEAAQKIMKKSNADFRVLIPDDVLKKQLLDFVTFFPTTIFVDEKGNIVGDVYNGGRSEEDYRKAIIEKLKMVENTK, from the coding sequence ATGAAGAAGCCATTCAAGATATTATTAATAATTTTAGCAAGTATAATTTGTTTATTGGCAGTAGCGGTTATAATAGGACCAGCTGATCCTATCATGTTAACAGAAGAAGAAGAATCACAGCAGTATGAAGAATATAATGAAAAATTTAGTAATCTTAATATATCAGGATTTGAAACGAAAGATCTGAATAGTGAGAAAATCACTTCAGATATTTTTAAGGATTATAAAATTACTATGGTGAATATTTGGGGAACTTTTTGTAGCCCTTGTGTAGAAGAAATGCCGGATATAGGAAAGGCTTATAAAAATTTACCTAAAGGATCAAATATTATAGGCATATGTGTTGATGCTGGAGATGATGAAGATACTGTAGAAGCTGCACAAAAAATCATGAAAAAGTCAAATGCTGATTTTCGTGTTTTGATTCCTGATGATGTGTTGAAGAAGCAGTTGTTAGATTTCGTGACTTTTTTTCCTACTACAATATTTGTAGATGAGAAGGGAAATATTGTGGGAGATGTATATAATGGAGGACGTTCAGAAGAAGATTATAGGAAAGCGATCATAGAAAAGCTTAAAATGGTAGAAAATACAAAATAA
- a CDS encoding thiamine-binding protein codes for MANVNVSIQVLPVVLEERIYPVVDKVIELIDKSGVKYEVGPMETTMEGDLDKLLDIVKRAQEICVEEGASRVISMVKIDYKPEGVTMHEKVGKYRR; via the coding sequence ATGGCAAATGTAAACGTAAGTATACAGGTTTTGCCTGTAGTTTTAGAAGAAAGGATATATCCCGTAGTAGACAAAGTGATTGAGCTTATTGATAAAAGTGGTGTAAAGTATGAAGTAGGGCCTATGGAAACTACCATGGAGGGAGATTTAGATAAGCTTTTAGACATTGTAAAAAGAGCACAGGAAATTTGTGTAGAAGAAGGAGCCAGTAGAGTTATTTCTATGGTAAAAATTGACTATAAACCAGAGGGCGTGACTATGCATGAAAAAGTGGGAAAATACAGGAGATAA
- a CDS encoding ABC transporter permease, which yields MKKWENTGDKVLPIAFIVFLIILWEILIKIYNIPKYILPAPSSIISALIEYRQILWEHTKTTIVEASIGFVIATIFAIFAAGLMNKYELLKKIIYPIFVISQTVPIIALAPLFMIWLGFGILPKIVIVVLVCFFPIAVSVIEGLETVDQDLINLMKVMGAKPFQIFIKVQMPATLPAFFSGLKIAATYSIMGAVLAEWIGAKSGLGVYMTRAMNSFRIAALFADIFVVVILSIGIFQLIERVSKKIMPWNQQTNQRRDLHVKKSKKFIDRSIGNGFRFIRLCREERGSTKGR from the coding sequence ATGAAAAAGTGGGAAAATACAGGAGATAAAGTACTACCCATTGCTTTTATTGTTTTTTTAATTATTTTATGGGAAATACTTATAAAAATATATAATATACCAAAATATATACTTCCAGCACCATCTTCTATAATAAGTGCTTTGATCGAATATAGGCAAATTTTGTGGGAACATACAAAAACTACTATTGTTGAAGCTAGTATAGGCTTTGTTATAGCTACTATATTTGCAATTTTTGCAGCAGGACTGATGAATAAGTATGAACTTCTGAAAAAAATCATCTATCCGATATTTGTCATATCCCAGACTGTTCCTATTATTGCTTTAGCACCTCTTTTTATGATTTGGCTGGGATTTGGGATTTTGCCCAAAATTGTAATTGTTGTGTTGGTTTGTTTTTTTCCTATTGCTGTAAGTGTTATAGAAGGACTAGAGACTGTAGATCAAGATCTTATCAATTTGATGAAGGTTATGGGTGCAAAGCCTTTTCAAATATTTATAAAGGTACAGATGCCAGCCACACTGCCAGCATTTTTTTCAGGGTTGAAAATTGCAGCTACTTACAGCATTATGGGTGCTGTTTTGGCAGAATGGATTGGAGCTAAAAGTGGTTTAGGAGTATATATGACTCGTGCCATGAACTCTTTTCGTATAGCAGCTTTATTTGCAGATATATTTGTCGTGGTGATCTTAAGCATTGGCATATTTCAATTGATTGAAAGAGTTTCAAAAAAAATTATGCCGTGGAATCAGCAAACAAATCAAAGGAGAGATTTACATGTTAAAAAAAGTAAAAAATTTATTGATCGTTCTATTGGTAATGGTTTTAGGTTTATCAGGTTGTGCCGAGAAGAAAGAGGAAGTACAAAAGGAAGATAA
- a CDS encoding ABC transporter substrate-binding protein, producing MLKKVKNLLIVLLVMVLGLSGCAEKKEEVQKEDNKLQKITVTLDWTPNTNHTGLYVAKDKGYYKDMGLDVEIIQPAEGTAEQLVASDKAQFGISYQEQVTLARVEDVPVVSIAAVIQHNTSGFASLKEKGIKTPKDFEGKRYGGWGSPIEKATLKALMDKHGADVKKVQILTSGATDFFASSKKDIDFAWIFEGWTGIEAKLKGIELNYIDLGKEDSALDYYTPVIITNEKNINEKKDLVKKFMEATSKGYEYAIKNPVEAADILLKYAPELNKELVVESQKFLSDKYKAEASQWGIQKREVWENYTNWLFDRALIAKKIDIDAAFTNEFLPKE from the coding sequence ATGTTAAAAAAAGTAAAAAATTTATTGATCGTTCTATTGGTAATGGTTTTAGGTTTATCAGGTTGTGCCGAGAAGAAAGAGGAAGTACAAAAGGAAGATAATAAACTTCAAAAAATTACGGTAACACTAGATTGGACGCCAAATACAAACCATACAGGTCTTTATGTTGCAAAGGATAAAGGATATTATAAAGATATGGGACTAGATGTTGAAATTATTCAACCAGCAGAAGGAACTGCAGAACAGCTAGTAGCATCAGATAAAGCACAGTTTGGTATAAGCTATCAAGAGCAAGTAACATTAGCTAGAGTAGAAGATGTTCCTGTGGTATCTATTGCGGCAGTTATACAGCATAATACATCAGGCTTTGCATCTTTGAAAGAAAAGGGGATTAAAACACCAAAGGATTTTGAAGGAAAAAGATATGGTGGTTGGGGTTCTCCTATCGAGAAAGCAACGTTAAAGGCACTGATGGACAAGCATGGAGCAGATGTAAAAAAAGTTCAAATCCTTACTAGTGGGGCAACAGATTTTTTTGCTTCAAGTAAAAAGGATATTGATTTTGCATGGATTTTTGAAGGATGGACAGGGATTGAAGCAAAGCTTAAGGGAATTGAACTAAATTATATTGATTTAGGAAAAGAAGATTCTGCTCTTGATTATTATACACCTGTTATTATCACTAATGAAAAAAATATAAATGAGAAGAAGGATTTAGTAAAGAAATTTATGGAAGCTACAAGTAAAGGATATGAGTATGCTATAAAAAATCCTGTTGAGGCTGCTGATATTTTATTAAAATACGCACCAGAATTAAATAAGGAGTTAGTTGTTGAAAGTCAGAAATTCTTGAGTGATAAGTATAAGGCAGAGGCAAGCCAATGGGGAATTCAGAAAAGAGAAGTATGGGAAAATTATACAAATTGGCTTTTCGATAGAGCTTTAATTGCAAAGAAAATTGATATAGACGCTGCATTTACTAATGAATTTTTACCTAAAGAATAA
- a CDS encoding ABC transporter ATP-binding protein produces MQTPKIRLTNVHMDYISKRDVLKVLENINLYVNKGEFVSIIGPSGCGKSTLFHIITKLEKAYEGLVEIDGEPLEKSNQRASYMHQKDLLMPWRTLIDNVILPLEIQGKNKREAKKEVKKYFDTFGLEGFEQAYPNELSGGMRQRAALLRTFLVDSELLLLDEPFGALDAINRSKMQEWLLDIWRQFKRSVLFITHDIEEAIYLSDRIYVLSQRPARVLKEVRISFERPRKKDIVVTESFLNYKKILMDALK; encoded by the coding sequence ATGCAAACACCTAAAATTAGGTTAACTAATGTGCATATGGATTATATTTCCAAAAGAGATGTCTTAAAGGTATTAGAGAATATCAACTTATATGTAAACAAGGGAGAATTTGTTTCCATAATAGGTCCTAGTGGCTGTGGAAAAAGTACTTTGTTTCATATTATTACAAAATTAGAGAAAGCATATGAAGGTTTAGTAGAAATAGATGGAGAACCTTTAGAAAAATCTAATCAAAGAGCAAGTTATATGCACCAAAAGGATTTACTAATGCCCTGGAGAACGCTCATAGATAATGTGATATTGCCTCTTGAAATTCAAGGAAAAAATAAAAGAGAGGCAAAAAAAGAGGTAAAAAAGTATTTTGATACTTTTGGATTAGAAGGATTTGAACAAGCATACCCTAATGAATTATCAGGTGGGATGCGACAAAGGGCTGCACTTCTTCGAACATTCTTAGTAGATAGTGAGCTTTTGCTGCTTGATGAGCCATTTGGAGCATTAGATGCAATTAATCGTTCAAAAATGCAGGAGTGGCTTCTTGACATATGGCGTCAATTTAAAAGATCAGTTCTTTTTATTACTCATGATATAGAGGAAGCAATTTATTTATCAGATAGAATTTATGTACTTAGTCAAAGACCTGCAAGAGTTTTAAAAGAAGTAAGAATAAGTTTTGAAAGACCGAGGAAAAAAGATATTGTTGTTACAGAAAGCTTTTTAAACTATAAAAAAATATTGATGGATGCATTAAAATAA
- a CDS encoding DUF1659 domain-containing protein, which translates to MAVSVKMGPSKLKITFSNGMDDNGNEKKRSRTYSNIKPTAKDQDIYDVATTLIGLQNSKALEVERVDEKEIVEA; encoded by the coding sequence ATGGCAGTAAGTGTAAAAATGGGTCCTTCAAAGCTAAAGATTACTTTTAGTAATGGAATGGATGACAATGGAAATGAAAAAAAGAGAAGCAGAACCTATTCAAACATCAAGCCTACTGCGAAGGATCAAGACATCTATGATGTCGCAACTACCTTGATTGGGCTGCAAAACAGCAAAGCCCTTGAAGTTGAAAGGGTAGATGAAAAAGAAATAGTAGAAGCTTAG
- a CDS encoding DUF2922 domain-containing protein, which yields MLTKRLEMIFQNQGGKTTKISVDNAKEDLTKEQVESAMQVIIDKNIFQTNSGELTGIDSARIVTTDIDEII from the coding sequence TTGTTAACAAAGAGATTAGAGATGATTTTTCAAAATCAAGGTGGCAAAACTACAAAAATATCTGTAGACAATGCAAAGGAGGATTTGACAAAAGAGCAAGTAGAATCAGCAATGCAGGTAATAATTGATAAGAACATATTTCAAACCAACAGTGGTGAGCTAACAGGTATTGATTCTGCAAGAATTGTTACAACAGATATTGATGAAATCATTTAA
- a CDS encoding competence protein ComK has product MKNIDNIIKVGICALIPIYQLNMGNVTKLITEDGRSFIDKRTMKTVLKIIARYYTIHIEACREKYGQVLHQRLSVPILFHQRLLLIPFKMRKPKFVKDGAKGYINLYDIEKVTEKEKYVMIQLKNGVEIAVLNKMKTVQDQINKAKLIASDMNCFIDDLSYRSRDFYIEYNRPATKGDVARLQEELVQLKDVLKKMLRF; this is encoded by the coding sequence ATGAAAAACATTGATAACATTATAAAAGTGGGCATATGTGCATTGATTCCTATTTATCAACTCAATATGGGGAATGTTACAAAATTGATTACAGAAGATGGACGAAGCTTTATAGATAAAAGAACGATGAAAACAGTATTAAAGATTATTGCTAGATACTATACTATACATATTGAAGCTTGTAGAGAAAAATATGGACAAGTCTTACATCAACGGTTAAGTGTACCTATTTTATTCCACCAAAGATTACTTTTAATACCTTTTAAAATGAGAAAACCTAAATTTGTAAAAGATGGAGCTAAGGGATACATTAACCTTTATGATATTGAAAAAGTAACAGAAAAAGAAAAATATGTTATGATCCAGCTTAAAAATGGGGTAGAGATTGCTGTTTTAAATAAAATGAAAACCGTACAAGATCAAATAAATAAAGCAAAGCTAATAGCAAGTGATATGAATTGTTTTATAGATGATTTATCATATAGATCAAGAGATTTTTATATAGAATATAATCGTCCAGCTACAAAAGGAGATGTTGCTAGACTTCAAGAGGAGCTTGTTCAATTAAAGGATGTGTTAAAAAAAATGCTGCGATTTTAA